The sequence CACCCAGCCGGAGGTGCCACTGTAAATGTGCGCGTCGCCAATCTCTACCGCTCCGGCGCCTACGCCGATCAAAGAGGCGTCGCCGCCGCCGCCGTACACAGCGGTGCCCTGAGCCAGACCCAGTTCCTCGGCAGCCTTGGCAGTGACTTCGCCCACTTTATCGGTGCACTTTTTAATCTCCGGCAGGTGCTTCATATCCACGCCTACCATATCGCAAATGGGCTTGCACCAGCCCTCGTGGCCCTTGCGGGTGTCATACAGCAGGGTGCCGAATGCAGAATCCTGGGTCATCACGAATTCACCGGTCAGGCGGCAGATGAGATACTCTTTCACATCCAGCCACTTATAGACTTTCTTAAAGTTTTCCGGCTCGTGCTCCCGCACCCAGCGGTACTTCCAAATGGGGTCCTTAACAGAGGAGGATACGGCACCGGTATAGCGCAGGTACTTGAGCAGCTTGGTCACTTCCGCACCGGCGATTTGTACGCCGTGGGCAATGCCCTTCTTCAGCTCATTGCCGGCTCGCTGGTCCATATAGGTCATGGGGCGGCGAATGCAATTACCCGCTTTGTCTACCAGGACCAAACCCTGCATGGCAGAGCAGAAACTGATGCCCTCTACCTGGTCTTTGGTCACGCCTACGCACTTATTGAACACATTGCGGGTGGTGCTGCACATGGCGCTCCACCATTCATCGGCGTCCTGCTCGGCGCCGCCCTTTACGCCGGTCTCATCATCCACATACAGACCGTAGCCTGCGGTGTCAGAGGCCAGGATGCGCATGGTGTCGCCGATCTCAATCAGACAGGTCTTGACCCCGGTGGTGCCCACATCGTAGGTGATTACATATTTGCTCATAAAATATCCTCCCATGGTGTTGTACGCGGTAAATACCGTCACTTCTTTTCAAATGTAAATGCGCTCTCCACAAATTTCAGCAGTTGACCGATCACCCGCTCCTCGTCCATTTCCTCCACATCTACGCCGGTGTAGAACTTAAACCGCTCCTTGTAGTAGTCGCAGGTGTAAGAGAATTGCAGGGACATCAGCAGATTGTCCAAAAAGAAGGCAAAGAGCCGGGGGTCCAG comes from Oscillospiraceae bacterium and encodes:
- a CDS encoding FGGY-family carbohydrate kinase translates to MSKYVITYDVGTTGVKTCLIEIGDTMRILASDTAGYGLYVDDETGVKGGAEQDADEWWSAMCSTTRNVFNKCVGVTKDQVEGISFCSAMQGLVLVDKAGNCIRRPMTYMDQRAGNELKKGIAHGVQIAGAEVTKLLKYLRYTGAVSSSVKDPIWKYRWVREHEPENFKKVYKWLDVKEYLICRLTGEFVMTQDSAFGTLLYDTRKGHEGWCKPICDMVGVDMKHLPEIKKCTDKVGEVTAKAAEELGLAQGTAVYGGGGDASLIGVGAGAVEIGDAHIYSGTSGWVGTVVPEQMVDTGAMMAAIVGANPETFNYFGELETSNKCVGWVKDHLALDEIGVFLKRYGNATDSLEQVEFNMYDYLEEVIDTIPAGSNGVIFTPWLHGNRCPFEDPNAAGMFFNIRLNVGKTELIRAVVEGICFHMRWMLERQELKTAKYQKSKTVRFCGGGALGETTCQILADILQRDVVVVESPQNIGAVGAAACIAVGMGAIPSIFDVKKLIPVKTTYKPNPANKAVYDRNFKVFKNLYKANKENFAILNG